CGATAGAAAGGTACAGAGAATAATCCTGCGATCAAACAATAGAAAGGTGCAGAGAATAATCCTTTGATCAAACAATAATAGAAAGGTGCAGAAAGTTATCCTGcgataaaacataaaaaggtaCAGAGAATAATCCTGCTGTCAAACAATAGAAAGGTGCAGAGAATAATCCTGCTGTCAAACAATAGAAAGGTGCAGAGAGTAATCCAACCGGCTGTGTTTACACATCACGTCTAATTCAATGATACAATAATTTATCTTTTCCATTTCACAACAGGTTTGCATGCACGCTGGTTTTTTTCGTCGGTACCACAGGCTTCTCTGAGAAGGCAGAACGATGGAAATCAAGTTCATGAGTACTCTCCTTCTCTGCCTGCTTTGGATGAGCGCTGCTTCCAGTCCACTACAGCCCGACCATCACAAGGCCAGAAGGTTCTCCGGAGGAGCAAATGAGTCGGTGACAGTGACCATAAACCTTCAGCAATCGGTCAGCACTATCGGCCCTCACTTTGTTGGAGTGACCATAGATTCTCGGCGGGTTTGGGAGAGGTGGGATTCCCTGGACTTCACGTGAGTTTCTGTCTACGTCTCCATTATACATGGGTGAATGTTAATACAAGAAAtgtcaaagaaacaaaacaacaacatgatgAAACACGAACATGTTGTGCACACACGTTCTTGCTTTTAGGCATGTATTTGCTGACTGTCATGCTAATTCAAATAAAGGTGCAACAGTGTTTTTtcctaaaaaaaattaaaaaaatattactAATACTAGCAGAACTGCAGTCATGTGCAGTATACACGTCTAGGGagactgacagacggacagactgacagacacaaagacacctTTAATCAAGGACGGACACACAAACAGGAGTCGGGTCaggttgctgctgctgctgttgttgttgttgttgttgttgttgttgttgttgttgttgttgtttacttctTTTAAAGAAACTTGACATTTTTTATTATGACCCAGATGATGTCTTCTACGCACAGATGGTTTGTCGATTCTTGAAACATTATTTTGGAGTTCTTACCATTGTCTTGTCTTTGTCGTGGTAATCAAGGCATGGCCCGGAGATATAGGCCTACCAATCCTGCCTACATACTTTTCGTGCTAACGGACTAAGGCTGCCAGTCTTGCTGCAACTTTCAGGTCCAAGAAGGTGCAAAACATGGCACGCGCTCTGACGCCGACCTACTTCCGGTTGGGTGGAACTATGGCTGACGCTATGACGTATGTCTTGGGCAGCGCCACTGACCTTCCTGAGTCGACCGTCGCGTTAAACCATTCAAAATTTAACATGACAGGTACATAACTTGACAGATTCAAGCGATTGTGTTATTGTCAGCTTACCTGCCTGCTTCAAGGTCTTGTTTCCGCAGTAGCAATTGTCATTACTGTAtcaagagggagagaaagagagaaagagagaaagagagagagagagagagagagagagagagagagagagagagagagagagagagagacgtaagacgtaagacgtaagacattttattgattaaacacacaaggttgagagagagagagagagagagagagagagagagagagagagagagagagagagagagaagacaagacaagacaagacaagacaagacaagacaagacaaaatctttacagagagagagagagagagagagagagagagagaaagagagagagagagaaagagagagaggggagggtgTAAATTATGTGTATAAAAGACGACTGTTCCTTGCGTGCCAACATTCAAGCAAAAGTGAAACTTAATTTGACCCCAAAAGTTATGAAAaatattaagagagagagagagatagagagagagagagagagagagagagagagagagagagagagagagagagagagagagagggagggagagatagagagagagagagagagacttcctccctcccctctctctctttctctctctctctctctatctctctctctctctctctctctctctctctctctctctctctctctctctctctctctctctctctatctctctctctctcttaatattTTTCATAACTTTTGGGGTCAAATTAAGTTTCACTTTTGCTTGAATGTTGGCACGCAAGGAACAGTCGTCTTTTATAAACATTTTGTGTATagcacaaacaacacaaaatggaCGTTACCCAAAATAAAATTACCAAACGATGTGTTCCTTCGCTTGCAGAGGACCAGTGGGTGACTGTGAACGAGTTTTCACGGACGGTTGGCTGGGACTTCATCATGGACCTGAATGCACTCAAGCGGAACGCTGACGGCTCCTGGAATCCTGACAACGCCCGCCAGCTGCTGCAGTTTTCTGCCGACAGGAACTACACCATTGCTGGCTTTGAACTTGGGAACGGTAAGTAAATATTAGCCATCATCGTTTTCCACAAAGGGTACTTTTAGCCAGTTATTTTAGATGAGTAATTGTTTCAAGTCAATAGTTTATCGATAGAACTATGTAAATGAGAAACTAATTAACGGCTTTTAACAACTTCAAAATTTCTTCAATCAAGAAGACTTTAATCAGTTGATCTGGTAA
This genomic stretch from Littorina saxatilis isolate snail1 unplaced genomic scaffold, US_GU_Lsax_2.0 scaffold_1831, whole genome shotgun sequence harbors:
- the LOC138957651 gene encoding inactive heparanase-2-like; this translates as MEIKFMSTLLLCLLWMSAASSPLQPDHHKARRFSGGANESVTVTINLQQSVSTIGPHFVGVTIDSRRVWERWDSLDFTSKKVQNMARALTPTYFRLGGTMADAMTYVLGSATDLPESTVALNHSKFNMTEDQWVTVNEFSRTVGWDFIMDLNALKRNADGSWNPDNARQLLQFSADRNYTIAGFELGNEYESYQSVFNTTLSPGQLSKDMVTLQSLLAEFPQYYSAFIVGPESGDGDPAHFRG